From the Ruminiclostridium josui JCM 17888 genome, one window contains:
- the uvrB gene encoding excinuclease ABC subunit UvrB, with protein sequence MNKFEVISQYKPMGDQPEAIAKISKGILEGQKHQTLLGVTGSGKTYTMAKVIEQVQKPTLVIAHNKTLAAQLCSEFKEFFPNNVVEYFVSYYDYYQPEAYIPSTDTYIEKDSSVNEEIDKLRHSATAALFERRDVIIVASVSCIYGLGDPEDYTDLMLSLRVGMQKDRDEVIRKLVDIQYERNEIDFRRGRFRVRGDVLEIFPANSSEKVLRVEFFGDEIERITEVDYLTGEILGKRDHIAVFPASHYATTRPKMERAMVSIEKELEERLEQLKMEGKLLEAQRLEQRTRYDLEMMSEIGFCQGIENYSRHISGREAGSAPYTLMDYFPDDYLLFIDESHVTVSQVGAMYNGDRSRKESLVEYGFRLPSAFDNRPLKFHEFEERVNQVVYVSATPAVYEREHSTQIVEQIIRPTGLIDPEIIVRPVKGQIDDLIGEINMRAEKNQRVLVTTLTKKMAEDLTDYMKELDIKVKYLHSDVATFERMEIIRDLRLGVFDVLIGINLLREGLDIPEVSLVAILDADKEGFLRSETSLIQTIGRAARNSEGKVIMYADSITGSMQRAISETNRRRQIQMDYNKKHGIVPTTIQKSVRDVIEATKVAEEEDKYYAGKKEPQMSEKELEKLIAKLQKEMKQAAADLQFERAAELRDKIESLRGK encoded by the coding sequence ATGAATAAATTTGAGGTTATTTCACAGTATAAGCCCATGGGGGACCAACCTGAAGCTATAGCAAAGATCAGCAAAGGTATACTTGAAGGCCAAAAACATCAGACACTTTTGGGAGTAACAGGCTCAGGAAAGACATATACCATGGCTAAAGTTATAGAGCAGGTGCAAAAGCCTACTCTGGTAATAGCACATAATAAAACACTTGCAGCCCAGCTTTGCAGTGAATTTAAAGAGTTTTTTCCCAATAATGTTGTTGAATACTTTGTAAGCTATTATGATTACTATCAACCTGAAGCGTATATACCGTCTACGGATACGTATATAGAAAAAGATTCTTCCGTAAATGAAGAAATAGATAAATTAAGACACTCAGCCACAGCTGCACTGTTTGAGAGAAGGGATGTAATAATTGTTGCTAGTGTTTCCTGTATTTATGGTCTGGGTGACCCGGAGGATTATACAGACTTGATGTTATCCCTTAGGGTAGGTATGCAAAAGGACAGAGACGAAGTAATCAGAAAGCTGGTAGATATACAGTACGAAAGAAATGAAATAGATTTCAGAAGAGGAAGATTCAGAGTAAGAGGAGATGTTCTGGAGATATTTCCTGCAAACAGCTCCGAAAAGGTTTTAAGAGTAGAATTTTTCGGTGATGAGATAGAAAGAATTACCGAAGTAGATTATTTGACAGGTGAGATACTTGGAAAAAGAGATCATATAGCAGTTTTCCCGGCTTCTCACTATGCTACAACCAGGCCTAAAATGGAACGTGCAATGGTTTCTATTGAAAAAGAGCTTGAGGAAAGACTGGAGCAGTTAAAGATGGAAGGTAAACTCCTTGAAGCTCAAAGACTGGAGCAGAGAACCAGATATGATCTTGAAATGATGTCCGAAATTGGATTTTGTCAGGGAATAGAGAATTATTCACGTCATATAAGCGGCCGTGAAGCCGGAAGTGCACCATATACATTGATGGATTATTTCCCGGATGATTATCTGCTTTTTATAGATGAATCTCATGTTACGGTTTCACAAGTAGGGGCCATGTATAACGGTGACCGTTCCAGAAAAGAATCTCTTGTAGAGTATGGCTTCAGATTGCCTTCAGCATTTGATAATAGACCCCTTAAATTCCATGAATTTGAAGAGAGAGTAAATCAAGTGGTATACGTAAGTGCCACCCCGGCGGTCTATGAAAGAGAACATTCTACTCAGATAGTAGAACAGATTATCAGACCTACTGGTTTGATTGATCCTGAGATTATAGTAAGACCAGTAAAAGGGCAGATAGATGATTTAATTGGCGAAATTAATATGAGAGCCGAGAAGAATCAAAGAGTCCTTGTTACAACTCTTACTAAAAAAATGGCAGAAGATTTGACGGACTATATGAAAGAACTGGATATAAAGGTTAAGTACCTTCATTCCGACGTTGCTACTTTTGAGAGAATGGAGATAATTAGGGATTTAAGGTTGGGAGTTTTTGATGTTCTCATTGGTATAAACCTGTTAAGAGAAGGACTAGATATTCCGGAGGTATCGCTGGTTGCCATATTGGATGCGGATAAGGAAGGGTTTCTGAGGTCTGAAACTTCATTGATACAGACTATAGGAAGGGCTGCCAGAAATTCTGAAGGAAAGGTTATAATGTATGCTGACAGCATTACTGGTTCAATGCAGAGGGCTATAAGTGAGACTAATAGAAGACGACAGATTCAGATGGATTACAATAAGAAGCATGGAATTGTTCCGACTACTATTCAGAAATCGGTAAGAGATGTTATTGAAGCCACAAAGGTTGCTGAAGAAGAGGATAAGTATTATGCTGGAAAGAAAGAACCTCAAATGTCTGAAAAGGAACTTGAAAAACTTATAGCTAAACTCCAGAAAGAAATGAAGCAGGCAGCCGCTGATTTGCAATTTGAGCGTGCTGCAGAATTAAGAGATAAGATAGAATCACTCAGGGGGAAGTAA
- a CDS encoding CidA/LrgA family protein, translating to MKLLRQFLIVLIICFIGEVLNKVVHVPLPGSIIGMILLFICLITGVIKLEKIDEISKFLIDHLAFFFIPAGVGLLGYVGVLKKSILPILVICFITTFVVMIVTGWTIQLIKGRKGK from the coding sequence ATGAAGCTACTAAGGCAGTTTTTAATTGTACTAATTATTTGCTTTATTGGGGAAGTCTTGAACAAAGTAGTGCATGTTCCGCTCCCGGGCAGTATCATAGGAATGATATTGCTTTTTATTTGTCTGATAACCGGAGTTATCAAATTGGAAAAAATAGATGAGATAAGTAAGTTTTTAATAGACCATCTTGCATTCTTTTTTATTCCGGCAGGGGTTGGTTTACTTGGTTATGTGGGAGTTTTAAAGAAAAGTATACTTCCTATATTGGTTATATGTTTTATAACAACATTTGTAGTTATGATTGTAACCGGGTGGACCATACAGTTGATTAAGGGGAGGAAGGGTAAATGA
- a CDS encoding LrgB family protein, protein MNEIIRSPLFALLISILAYEIGIFINKKTKIALFNPLMIAIDLVIGILLALHIPLEDYKKGGDFISLFLTPATVILAVPLYKNINSLKKDYVAILGGVIVGSVTAIISVWAMAKAFGLSKELIASLIPKSITTPLGIELSTQINGIPSVTVAAIIITGIFGAVFAEWVLKACKIMDKTAKGIAIGTSSHALGTTKAVDIGETEGAMSGLAIGLAGLVTVIVATILFKFGFF, encoded by the coding sequence ATGAATGAGATTATAAGGTCACCTTTATTCGCACTGCTTATATCAATATTGGCTTATGAAATAGGTATTTTTATAAATAAAAAAACAAAGATAGCATTGTTCAATCCATTAATGATTGCAATTGATTTGGTTATTGGGATTTTGCTGGCATTACACATTCCCTTGGAGGATTATAAAAAGGGAGGGGATTTTATCTCTCTTTTTCTGACACCTGCAACAGTAATACTGGCCGTTCCTTTATATAAAAATATAAATTCCTTAAAAAAAGATTATGTTGCTATACTGGGAGGTGTAATTGTTGGATCAGTTACCGCGATTATTAGTGTGTGGGCTATGGCAAAGGCTTTTGGACTTTCAAAAGAACTTATTGCATCTCTAATACCAAAGTCTATAACCACTCCCCTTGGAATTGAATTATCAACCCAAATAAATGGAATACCTTCTGTAACAGTAGCTGCTATTATAATAACCGGTATATTTGGTGCTGTGTTTGCGGAATGGGTATTGAAAGCTTGTAAAATAATGGATAAGACAGCAAAAGGTATAGCTATTGGAACTTCATCTCATGCATTGGGAACAACAAAGGCTGTTGATATAGGTGAAACAGAAGGGGCTATGAGTGGGTTAGCTATAGGACTTGCCGGACTTGTAACAGTTATAGTTGCAACTATATTGTTTAAATTTGGATTCTTTTAA
- a CDS encoding phospho-sugar mutase has product MEYLSKLNFWLDNEYFDQDTKKELLSIKNDAKEVEDRFYKSLEFGTGGLRGIIGAGTNRINIYTVRVASQGLANYINHLGKQDKGIVIAYDSRFMSPEFSLEAAKVFCANGIKAYLFDELRPTPQLSFAVRYLKAAAGVVVTASHNPKEYNGYKVYGEDGGQLSIDGSNAVISEINKIEDITKVNIISKEEAISKGLLQIIGSEVDDAYIEMLKKLRINKDAAAKVADTFKIVYTPLHGAGNKPVRRILAESGFKHVLVVKEQELPDSQFSTVKSPNPEERSAFEFAIKLASENDVDLIIGTDPDSDRVGVVVRKNDGEYAVLTGNQTGCLLLEYILTAMKEEGKLPANGFVVKTIVTTELARVIANYYNIELVEVLTGFKFIGEQIKLRDENGNQKYLFGFEESYGYLAGTDVRDKDAVVASMLIAEMAAYYKAKGISLYDALINVYEKYGYFVEGISSFTLEGKDGVMKIKEALSTMRNTRYEAFGGIKVKAIRDYKKSERYVIASGATEKITLPESDVLYFEMEDGSWFCVRPSGTEPKIKIYYGVSDKTLNLSQDKLERFKAGVLDVIKPLL; this is encoded by the coding sequence ATGGAATACCTTTCAAAACTTAACTTTTGGTTGGATAATGAATATTTCGATCAAGATACAAAAAAAGAACTTTTATCTATAAAAAACGATGCCAAGGAAGTTGAAGACAGATTCTATAAAAGCCTTGAGTTTGGCACAGGAGGGCTCAGGGGTATTATCGGAGCCGGAACCAACAGAATAAATATCTATACTGTCAGAGTTGCTTCACAGGGCTTGGCAAATTATATAAACCACCTGGGAAAACAGGATAAAGGCATTGTAATAGCATATGACTCACGCTTTATGTCACCGGAGTTTTCATTGGAAGCTGCAAAGGTATTTTGTGCCAATGGTATTAAAGCTTATTTGTTTGATGAATTGAGACCTACACCTCAATTGTCATTTGCAGTAAGATATTTGAAAGCTGCTGCGGGAGTAGTTGTAACTGCAAGTCATAACCCAAAGGAGTACAATGGTTACAAGGTGTACGGAGAAGACGGCGGACAGCTTTCTATCGACGGCTCAAATGCGGTTATATCTGAAATAAATAAGATTGAAGACATTACAAAAGTTAACATTATTTCAAAGGAAGAAGCTATAAGTAAAGGCCTCCTTCAAATTATAGGCAGTGAAGTTGATGATGCATATATTGAGATGCTAAAGAAGCTGAGAATAAATAAGGACGCTGCTGCCAAGGTAGCAGATACTTTTAAAATCGTATACACCCCACTGCACGGAGCGGGTAATAAGCCTGTAAGAAGAATACTTGCAGAAAGTGGCTTTAAACACGTACTAGTTGTCAAGGAACAGGAGCTTCCAGATTCACAGTTCTCAACTGTAAAATCCCCAAACCCTGAAGAAAGATCAGCCTTCGAGTTTGCAATCAAGCTTGCGTCAGAAAATGATGTTGATTTAATTATTGGAACTGACCCGGACAGCGACAGAGTAGGTGTAGTTGTTAGAAAAAATGATGGGGAATATGCAGTTCTCACTGGTAACCAGACAGGGTGTTTGCTGTTGGAATATATACTCACTGCAATGAAAGAAGAAGGAAAGCTTCCTGCTAACGGTTTTGTTGTAAAAACAATAGTTACAACGGAACTTGCAAGGGTTATAGCCAATTATTATAATATTGAGTTGGTTGAGGTTTTGACAGGCTTCAAATTTATAGGAGAACAGATAAAGCTTAGAGACGAAAACGGAAACCAGAAATATTTGTTTGGTTTTGAAGAAAGTTACGGTTATCTTGCAGGAACAGATGTTAGAGACAAGGATGCTGTAGTTGCATCAATGCTTATAGCCGAGATGGCTGCTTACTACAAGGCAAAAGGTATTTCATTGTATGACGCACTCATAAATGTTTATGAAAAGTATGGTTATTTTGTTGAGGGTATAAGTTCCTTTACCCTTGAGGGCAAGGATGGAGTTATGAAAATAAAAGAAGCCTTGTCAACTATGAGAAATACCAGATATGAAGCATTTGGAGGTATCAAGGTTAAGGCTATAAGAGATTACAAGAAATCAGAAAGGTATGTTATTGCAAGCGGAGCTACCGAGAAAATAACTTTACCTGAGTCCGATGTTCTTTATTTTGAAATGGAAGACGGTTCATGGTTCTGTGTTAGACCATCTGGAACAGAGCCTAAAATAAAGATATATTACGGAGTGTCGGACAAGACTTTGAATTTATCTCAGGATAAGCTTGAAAGGTTTAAGGCTGGAGTTCTTGATGTCATAAAGCCACTTTTATAA
- a CDS encoding metallophosphoesterase encodes MSYFIITGIVILLLVYMLFETILIKKNYINFSKSSKGLKIAHLSDLHVNHIHISNKRIVNALKEINPDVVLISGDYIETENDIPKALDLIKAIADIFPVYLTLGNHDHKAHLNKKDGVQGFIVQLEETGALVLNNSSTSILKNNTTYNIVGIDDLKRGKPDLAKAFANIDSSTHNRINIVFSHNPDTVLTLSKDQADYFLCGHFHGGQIWMPFHLEFKILRKEQLCRMGYRRGLHKINGIVVYINRGLGNVLIPLRFFSVPEIAVIQLP; translated from the coding sequence ATGAGTTACTTTATAATAACAGGCATTGTAATACTTCTGCTGGTTTATATGCTGTTTGAAACCATTCTGATAAAAAAGAATTATATCAATTTTAGTAAAAGTTCAAAAGGCCTTAAAATCGCACATTTATCCGATTTACATGTAAATCATATTCATATTAGCAATAAGAGGATTGTAAACGCATTAAAAGAAATTAATCCTGATGTGGTTCTCATATCAGGAGACTATATTGAGACAGAGAATGATATTCCGAAAGCTCTTGATTTAATAAAAGCAATAGCTGATATTTTCCCAGTATACCTTACACTTGGGAATCATGACCATAAAGCACACCTCAATAAAAAAGATGGCGTACAAGGCTTTATTGTACAACTAGAAGAAACTGGGGCTTTGGTACTGAACAACTCATCCACAAGCATTTTAAAAAATAATACTACTTACAATATTGTTGGTATTGATGATCTGAAAAGAGGAAAACCCGATTTGGCTAAAGCATTTGCAAATATAGATTCCTCCACTCATAACCGCATTAATATTGTATTTTCCCATAACCCTGATACAGTACTTACATTATCTAAAGACCAAGCTGACTACTTTTTATGCGGTCATTTTCACGGCGGACAAATTTGGATGCCTTTTCATCTGGAGTTCAAAATTCTTAGAAAAGAACAGCTTTGCAGGATGGGATACAGGAGAGGGCTTCATAAAATCAACGGAATAGTTGTTTATATTAACAGAGGCTTGGGTAATGTTCTGATTCCTTTACGATTTTTTTCTGTACCGGAAATTGCAGTTATCCAGCTTCCTTAG